In a single window of the Bacillus mycoides genome:
- a CDS encoding D-tyrosyl-tRNA(Tyr) deacylase — translation MRVVLQRSKEASVTVDGEIVGQIPFGLTLLVGITHEDTEKDATYIAEKIANLRIFEDESGKMNHSVLDMKGQVLSISQFTLYGDCRKGRRPNFMDAAKPDYAEHLYDFFNEEVRKQGLHVETGQFGAMMDVSLINDGPVTLIVESK, via the coding sequence ATGAGAGTTGTTTTACAACGATCAAAGGAAGCGTCTGTCACAGTAGATGGCGAGATTGTAGGACAAATTCCATTCGGTTTAACATTACTAGTTGGCATTACGCATGAAGATACAGAAAAAGATGCAACTTATATCGCAGAAAAAATTGCAAACCTACGTATTTTTGAAGATGAGAGCGGAAAGATGAACCACTCTGTACTTGATATGAAGGGACAAGTTCTATCTATTTCGCAATTTACATTATACGGAGATTGCCGTAAAGGAAGACGTCCAAACTTTATGGATGCTGCGAAACCTGATTATGCAGAACATTTATATGATTTCTTTAATGAAGAAGTTCGTAAACAAGGACTGCATGTGGAGACAGGACAGTTCGGAGCAATGATGGACGTTTCTTTAATCAATGATGGTCCGGTGACCTTAATTGTAGAAAGTAAATAG
- the hisS gene encoding histidine--tRNA ligase — MSIQIPRGTQDILPGSVELWQYIEGQAREICRRYNYKEIRTPIFEHTELFLRGVGDTTDIVQKEMYSFQDRGERSLTLRPEGTAPVVRSYVENKMFGDATQPTKLYYIGQMFRYERPQAGRYRQFVQFGIEAIGSNDPAIDAEVIALAVEFYRGMGLKNIKVVLNSLGDAASRQAHRDALIAHFEPRIGEFCSDCQSRLEKNPLRILDCKKDRNHELMGTAPSITEYLNEDSAVYYDKVQELLTMMDVPFEKDPNLVRGLDYYQHTVFEIMSEAEGFGAITTLSGGGRYNGLVQEIGGPEMPGIGFAMSIERLIMALKAENIELPIEHSIDCYVVALGEKAKDRAAKVAFDLRKAGLSVEKDYLDRKMKAQFKSADRLNAKYVAVLGEDELDKGIINLKDMATGGQEEVALDVFASYVAEKLI, encoded by the coding sequence ATGTCTATTCAAATCCCACGCGGAACGCAAGATATTCTTCCAGGTAGCGTTGAGTTATGGCAGTATATCGAAGGGCAAGCACGCGAAATTTGCCGTCGTTACAATTATAAAGAAATTCGTACACCAATTTTTGAACACACTGAGCTATTTTTACGTGGTGTTGGTGATACGACAGATATCGTACAAAAAGAAATGTACTCATTCCAAGATCGTGGAGAGCGTAGTTTAACATTACGTCCAGAAGGTACTGCACCTGTTGTACGTTCTTACGTTGAAAACAAAATGTTCGGTGATGCAACACAACCAACGAAATTATACTATATTGGTCAAATGTTCCGTTACGAAAGACCACAAGCAGGTCGCTATCGTCAATTCGTACAATTCGGTATTGAAGCAATCGGTAGTAACGATCCTGCGATTGATGCAGAAGTAATTGCACTTGCTGTAGAGTTTTACCGCGGCATGGGCTTAAAAAATATTAAAGTTGTATTAAACAGCTTAGGTGATGCAGCGAGCCGTCAAGCGCACCGTGATGCGTTAATCGCACACTTCGAGCCACGTATCGGTGAGTTCTGTTCTGACTGCCAATCTCGTTTAGAAAAGAACCCTCTTCGTATTTTAGATTGTAAGAAGGACCGTAACCATGAATTAATGGGGACAGCACCATCTATTACAGAATACTTAAACGAAGATTCAGCAGTATACTACGACAAAGTACAAGAACTACTAACGATGATGGATGTTCCATTTGAGAAAGATCCGAATTTAGTACGTGGTTTAGACTACTACCAACACACTGTTTTTGAAATTATGAGTGAGGCAGAAGGTTTCGGTGCTATCACAACATTAAGTGGCGGTGGCCGTTATAACGGACTTGTACAAGAAATCGGTGGACCGGAAATGCCAGGTATCGGTTTTGCGATGAGTATTGAGCGTTTAATTATGGCGCTGAAGGCTGAAAATATTGAGTTACCAATTGAACATAGTATTGATTGTTACGTTGTAGCACTTGGTGAAAAAGCGAAAGACCGTGCTGCAAAAGTTGCGTTCGATCTTCGTAAAGCTGGATTATCAGTTGAAAAAGATTATTTAGATCGCAAAATGAAAGCACAATTTAAATCTGCAGATCGTTTAAATGCGAAATACGTAGCTGTATTAGGGGAAGATGAGCTAGATAAAGGCATCATTAACTTAAAAGATATGGCAACAGGCGGACAAGAAGAAGTAGCGTTAGATGTATTTGCTTCATATGTAGCAGAGAAATTAATATAG